One genomic segment of Pseudoalteromonas sp. GCY includes these proteins:
- the rfaH gene encoding transcription/translation regulatory transformer protein RfaH: MECWYLLYCKPKQEHRAQSNLQNQGIESCFPTFVKRKTSGSKAVKQPLFPRYLFVKLDPHSSHFSAVKNTRGVSDFIRYGTDLQMVPDELVAQLMNKNEIADELDLQEGDLVQLTDGCYKDIHAIYQQPDGELRSILLIKLLNHYAQIVVDNCTIKKVQ, translated from the coding sequence ATGGAATGCTGGTATTTGCTCTACTGTAAACCAAAACAAGAACACAGAGCACAGTCAAATCTTCAAAATCAAGGGATAGAGTCTTGCTTCCCAACTTTCGTAAAAAGAAAAACCTCTGGCTCAAAGGCGGTGAAGCAACCGCTGTTTCCACGATATTTATTTGTTAAGCTAGATCCACATTCTTCACACTTTTCTGCGGTAAAAAACACTCGCGGTGTTTCTGACTTTATTCGTTATGGTACCGATCTGCAAATGGTGCCAGATGAACTCGTTGCTCAACTAATGAATAAAAATGAAATAGCGGATGAGCTCGACCTTCAAGAAGGCGACTTGGTTCAGTTAACAGACGGCTGTTACAAAGACATTCACGCTATATATCAACAACCTGATGGAGAACTTCGTAGCATTTTATTAATTAAACTGCTTAACCATTATGCACAAATCGTTGTTGATAACTGTACAATAAAAAAGGTACAATAA